Part of the Deinococcus aerophilus genome is shown below.
TGCTGCCCACGAAGACACGGGTGTTGATGTCCTCGTCGCGCAGCTTGCCGCCCGAGGCCCCGCGTCCGCCGCGTTTCTGCTCGCGGTAGGCGTCGAGTTTGGTGCGCTTGAGGTACCCGGCCTTGGTCATGGTGATGACCATGTCCTCAACGGCGATCAGGTCTTCCTTGCTGATGTCGTCTTCCAGCACGCTGATGGTGCTGCGCCGCTCGTCGCCGTAGCGGTCGCGGATGTCGCGGATCTCCTTCTTGATCTCGCGCCACAGCAGCTTTTCGTCGCCCAGGATGGCGCGCAGGCGGGCGATGGTCGCGCTGAGTTCGTCGTACTCGCCCTGCAGCTTGTCGCGCTCCAGGCCCACCAGACGCTGCAGGCGCATGTCCAGAATCGCCTGAGACTGCACCTCGGTCAGCCCGAAGCGGACCATCAGGGCGTCTCTGGCCTCCGCGCCGGTGTTGCTCGCCCGGATCAGGCTGATGACCTCGTCAATGTGGTCAAGGGCCTTGAGCAGCCCCTCGAGCACATGGGCACGTTCCTCGGCCTTCTTCAGTTCGTAGACGGTGCGGCGCGTCACCACGTCCTGACGATGGGTCAGGAAGTAGCGCATGGTGTCCAGCAGCGGCAGCACGCGCGGCTCGCCGTTCACGATGCTCAGGTTGATCACCGTGAAGGTGCCCTGCAGCTGGGTGTACTTGTACAGCTGGTTTAGAACCAGCGTGGGAATCGCGCCGCGCTTGAGTTCAATCACGATGCGCACCGGGTCCTTGCGGTCGGACTCGTCGCGCAGGGCCGAGATGTCGGGAATCTTGCCCGCCTTGTACATGGCCGAGATGGTCTGGATCAGGTTGGTCTTGTTCACCTGATACGGAATCTCGGAGATGATGATCTGGTTGCGGCCGTTCTTTTCCTCGATGCGGGCCTTGCCGCGCACCTTCAAGCCCGAGTGACCGGTGGCGTAGGCCTCGCGGATGCCCTGCTTGCTGATGCGCCCGCCGGTGGGGAAGTCCGGTCCCTGGACATGTTCCATCATTTCGTCGAGGCTCAGTTCCGGCTTGTCGATGATGGCGAGCAGACCGTTGCAGATCTCGGTCAGATTGTGCGGCGGAATGTTGGTCGCCATGCCCACCGCAATGCCGGTCGCGCCGTTGATCAGCAGGTTGGGGACTGCCGAGGGCAACACGGAGGGCTGAACCGTGGTGTCGTCGTAGTTTGGGCGCATGTCGACGGTCTCTTTCTCAAGGTCCGCCAGCACTTCCTCG
Proteins encoded:
- the gyrA gene encoding DNA gyrase subunit A; its protein translation is MTGIHPVDITSEVKTNFITYAMNVIVDRALPDVRDGLKPVQRRIMYAMMLEGLYSNQKHAKSASVVGEVMKKYHPHGDSSIYDAMVRLGQWWNIRYPLVHPQGNFGSIDGDPPAAMRYTEARMTKVAEEVLADLEKETVDMRPNYDDTTVQPSVLPSAVPNLLINGATGIAVGMATNIPPHNLTEICNGLLAIIDKPELSLDEMMEHVQGPDFPTGGRISKQGIREAYATGHSGLKVRGKARIEEKNGRNQIIISEIPYQVNKTNLIQTISAMYKAGKIPDISALRDESDRKDPVRIVIELKRGAIPTLVLNQLYKYTQLQGTFTVINLSIVNGEPRVLPLLDTMRYFLTHRQDVVTRRTVYELKKAEERAHVLEGLLKALDHIDEVISLIRASNTGAEARDALMVRFGLTEVQSQAILDMRLQRLVGLERDKLQGEYDELSATIARLRAILGDEKLLWREIKKEIRDIRDRYGDERRSTISVLEDDISKEDLIAVEDMVITMTKAGYLKRTKLDAYREQKRGGRGASGGKLRDEDINTRVFVGSTHDFLLFFTDQGRVFHEKIYDLPEAGRDAKGTHIRNLLPSLRDDENIASVLSVGSFEEAGCFIFATRKGVVKKTMITDYGNITSAGLIAINLQSGDELISVGIVQDDDHVVLATRNGKAMRFQSGEVRDTGRATQGVIGIRLREGEEDAVVSMALVPGGDESSELLSVSECGLGKRTPVGDYPAKGRGGMGVITLDVTEKTGKLVTLARVAGDEELMVLTEKGTVIRTRVEEVRVTGRNAQGVKVMNIGEKDSVISAFPIRREDAL